The Mixophyes fleayi isolate aMixFle1 chromosome 1, aMixFle1.hap1, whole genome shotgun sequence genome includes a region encoding these proteins:
- the LOC142145886 gene encoding uncharacterized protein LOC142145886, translating into MDVYLQTALKYLGPADITTKMQLIQQFQEKEAADRQERRAAMEAAERRAAMEVAERQAERQAERESAKREAERRYELELAKLKRQPEARDAGISRPRPENFPVLEKDGDLDTFLRGFEKTCRQYGLAKDQWAQYLTPGLRGKALEAFADLPPEMDGNYEAIKSALLQRFNITPEAHRQKFRDLKRSASESYSGLVAQLCASFKQWVGGLQITTFDALQDLMIQEQFLTLCPADVKEWVVDRDPTSSAEAARLANKYTVTRAPTAKRGTFVPGQSAWKGGRPGGSTPPPSMPSPTVSSSFGRVAAKPAVGDTRRCFVCNQVGHISTACPEKKTSSPSAGGVPSLQSSPAVLCVAGPEGGRKDNLQTVTVGDKVTVGLRDTGADVTLVHSELVGLEDFIPGKCISVKGVGGIHLTVPVAKVYLDWGAGRGIRDVGVSDNMPIDVLLGTDLGRMLSQYVCNDDVNATPVTVSESTESTKVCSQVAGGDKEKVCSIAPEMCKPGCDRDRECLIISDVGNDANVTVLESAENTNVCSQAAGCDRERKCHIIPEVCNDFNAAHVTVPEPAESNHVFSQAPGGDKERECIIVPNANNEDNANNSIVLESKPVFTLTSCHGIGTADIVIADIGINTGVNVMLTRNGTDAHENIWF; encoded by the exons atggatgtttatttgcaaactgccctaaaatatttgggcccagcggacattacaactaaaatgcaactcatacagcagttccaggagaaggaagctgctgaccgtcaggagaggcgtgctgctatggaggcagcagagaggcgtgctgctatggaggtagcagagcgccaagcagagcgacaggcagaaagagaatctgccaagcgagaggcagagaggagatatgagctggagcttgcgaagctcaaacgccagccagaagccagagatgctggtattagcagaccccgtcctgagaatttccctgtattggaaaaagatggggatttggatacttttttgcgaggttttgaaaagacttgccgacagtatggactggccaaagatcagtgggcacaatatttaacccctggtttgcgaggtaaagcattagaagcctttgcagatcttccacctgagatggacggaaattatgaggcaatcaaaagtgccctgttgcaacgttttaacatcaccccagaggcgcataggcagaaattcagagatttaaaacgcagtgcctctgaatcatattcaggacttgtggcccagctgtgtgcttccttcaaacagtgggttggagggctacagatcaccacctttgatgctctgcaagatttgatgatccaggagcagtttctgactttgtgcccagctgatgtgaaggaatgggtagtggatcgtgaccctacatcatctgcggaagcagctagactggctaacaagtacactgtcacccgggcacctacagctaaaagaggaacttttgtgccagggcagtcggcctggaaagggggccggccaggaggatcaacgccacccccctcaatgccatcacccactgtttcttcatcttttgggagggttgcggcaaagcctgctgtgggagacacccgcaggtgttttgtgtgcaaccaggtggggcacattagtaccgcttgtccagagaagaagaccagttcaccctccgctgggggggtaccttccctgcaatcttcaccagctgtcctgtgtgttgcgggaccagaagggggccggaaggacaacctacaaacagtcactgtgggtgacaaggtaactgtggggttaagagacactggtgcggatgttacattagttcattcagaactggtagggttagaggacttcattccaggaaaatgtatttctgtgaaaggggttggtggaattcacctaactgtacctgtagccaaagtttaccttgattggggtgctggaagaggtataagggatgtcggggtctcagataatatgcctatagatgtgttactggggacagatttaggaagaatgttgtctcagtatgtctgtaatgacgatgtcaatgccacccctgttactgtgtcagaatcaactgaaagtaccaaagtttgttcccaggtagcaggaggtgacaaggaaaaggtctgttcaattgcacctgaaatgtgtaaaccaggatgtgacagggacagggaatgtcttattatatctgatgtaggtaatgatgctaatgtcactgtgttagaatcagctgagaataccaacgtttgttcccaggcagcagggtgtgacagggaacggaaatgccatattatacctgaagtgtgtaatgattttaatgccgcccatgttacagtaccagaacctgctgagagtaaccatgttttttcccaggcaccaggaggtgacaaggaaagagaatgtattattgtacctaatgcgaataatgaggataatgccaataacagtattgtgttagaatccaaacctgtcttcacactgacatcttgtcatgggatagggacagcggacattgttattgcagatattggcattaatactggtgtaaatgttatgcttactagaaatgggacagatgcccat GAGAACATATGGTTCTGA
- the LOC142146044 gene encoding uncharacterized protein LOC142146044 gives MEAAERRVAMEVAERQAERQAERESAKRQPEARDAGISRPRPENFPVLEKDGDLDTFLRGFEKTCRQYGLAKDQWAQYLTPGLRGKALEAFADLPPEMDGNYETIKSALLQRFNITPEAHRQKFRDLKRSASDTYSGLVAQLCASFKQWVGGLQITTFDALQDLMIQEQFLTLCPADVKEWVVDRDPASSAEAARLADKYTLTRAPVAKRGTFVPGQSVWKGERPGGAPSPAVVSSSFGRVGAKPVQGDTRRCFICNRTGHLSAACPDRKTSTASTVGPPPPRSAPAVLCVAGSQVSRNDNLQTVTVGDKVTVGLRDTGADVTLVRSELVGSSDIIPGKIIAVRGVGGIHPAVPMARVYLDWGAGRGLREVGVSDNIPTNVLLGTDLGRMLSRYVASSDVVDSELNHVFSQVSGCDRENVCSVVSEVCKLGCEKENDCSIVSDLGQLSVSKEVGDVTISSVSVVTRRQAEKDRSSQLTPEREVESPSDPETPPLTPLPPAPAVTDALPLSPDTEQQVRSQAFQQA, from the coding sequence atggaggcagcagagaggcgtgtTGCTATGGAGGTAGcagagcgccaagcagagcgacaggcagaaagagaatctgccaaacgccagccagaagccagagatgctggtattagcagaccccgtcctgagaatttccctgtattggaaaaagatggggatttggatacttttttgcgaggttttgaaaagacatgccgacagtatggactggccaaagatcagtgggcacaatatttaacccctggtttgcgaggtaaagcattagaagcctttgcagatcttccacctgagatggacggaaattatgagacaatcaaaagtgccctgttgcaacgctttaacatcaccccagaggcgcataggcagaaattcagagatttaaaacgcagtgcctctgacacatattcaggacttgtggcccagctgtgtgcttcattcaaacagtgggttggagggctacagatcaccacctttgatgctctgcaagatttgatgatccaggagcagtttctgactttgtgccccgctgatgtgaaggaatgggtagtggatcgggaccctgcatcatctgcggaagcagctagactggctgacaagtacactctCACCCGGGCCCCTgtagctaaaagaggaacttttgtgccaggacagTCTGTCTGGAAAGGGGAGCGGCCCGGAGGAGCACCTTCACCTGctgttgtttcttcatcttttgggagggtgggggccaagcctgttcagggagatacccgccgttgttttatttgcaacaggacagggcacctcagtgccgcctgtccagaccgaaagacatctacagcctccactgtggggccacctcctccccggtctgctccagctgtcctgtgtgttgcgggatcccaagtgagccggaatgacaatctgcaaacggtcactgtcggtgacaaggtaactgtggggttaagagacacgggTGCTGATGTTACCCTGGTGCGTTCAGAGTTGGTGGGGTCATCGGATATAATTCCAGGGAAAATTATTGCTGTGCGTGGGGTGGGAGGAATACACCCTGCTGTGCCTATGGCCCGGGTCTATCTggactggggtgctggaagaggtctaagggaagtcggggtatcggacaatattcctacaaatgttttgcttggaactgatttaggcaggatgttatctcgttatgttgctagtagtgatgttgtggactctgaacttaaccatgttttttcccaggtatcaggatgtgacagggaaaatgtttgttcagttGTATCTGAAGTCTGTAAACTAGGATGTGAGAAGGAAAATGATTGCTCAATTGTATCCGACCTAGGTCAACTGTCTGTATCCAAGGAGGTAGGGGATGTAACTATTTCCTCAGTGTCAGTGGTCACACGTAGGCAAGCAGAGAAGGATAGGTCCTCACAATTAACTCCTGAGAGAGAGGTAGAAAGTCCCTctgacccagaaactccccctctaacccccctccctccagcacctgcagttACAGACGCCTTACCTTTATCACCAGACACTGAGCAGCAAGTGAGAAGCCAGGCTTTTCAACAAGCATAG